The Bdellovibrionales bacterium genome includes a window with the following:
- a CDS encoding metallophosphoesterase: protein MKNAIQILILSFVVAGCAKFQGSPFTDHIESSGSQQNLRQQERLFSDLQGIVPTDQNGIKIALMSDNHHNYNDIDTVVDILNQRNDLNFVVHAGDMTDSAYNFEYDAFISKFTRLNAPAFTVIGNHDAIGKGRKIYKNYFGEYNYAFVYHGYHFIFFNNNRLEFINEGWSLDWLEAELAKNSGVPKIVIQHINYDNADAFTDEMSEKMKSLYENNGVQWVINGHRHVFGFDTINNVRYLQVPRIEDASYLVLSLQDGEFQLESYKGASNENTYQGSLSH from the coding sequence ATGAAAAACGCAATTCAAATTCTCATCCTCTCTTTCGTCGTTGCAGGCTGTGCGAAGTTCCAGGGATCGCCCTTCACAGATCATATCGAATCTTCGGGCAGTCAGCAAAACCTGCGTCAGCAAGAGCGCCTGTTCAGTGATTTGCAGGGAATCGTCCCCACAGACCAGAACGGTATTAAGATTGCGCTGATGTCCGATAATCATCATAACTACAATGACATCGACACCGTCGTAGACATCCTCAATCAGCGCAATGACCTCAACTTCGTGGTTCATGCCGGTGATATGACCGACAGTGCCTATAACTTCGAATACGATGCATTTATCTCGAAGTTCACGCGTTTGAATGCGCCGGCCTTTACCGTGATCGGTAATCACGATGCCATTGGCAAAGGCCGCAAGATCTATAAAAACTATTTTGGCGAATATAATTATGCCTTCGTCTATCATGGCTATCACTTCATCTTTTTTAATAACAACCGCTTGGAATTTATTAACGAAGGCTGGAGTCTCGACTGGCTTGAGGCCGAGCTCGCGAAAAATTCAGGTGTACCAAAAATCGTGATTCAGCATATTAACTACGACAACGCCGATGCCTTCACCGACGAGATGAGCGAGAAAATGAAATCGCTCTATGAAAACAACGGTGTTCAGTGGGTGATCAACGGCCATCGTCATGTCTTTGGTTTTGATACCATTAACAACGTCCGCTACTTGCAAGTTCCTCGTATTGAAGATGCAAGTTACTTAGTTCTCAGCTTGCAAGACGGTGAGTTCCAGCTTGAATCCTACAAAGGAGCCTCCAATGAAAACACTTATCAGGGTTCTCTTTCTCATTAG